The following proteins come from a genomic window of Macaca thibetana thibetana isolate TM-01 chromosome 15, ASM2454274v1, whole genome shotgun sequence:
- the LOC126937236 gene encoding olfactory receptor 5C1 has protein sequence MNSENLTRAAVAPAEFILLGITNRWDVRVALFLTCLPVYLVSLLGNVGMVLLIRLDARLHTPMYFFLANLCLLDACYSSAIGPKMLVDLLLPRATIPYTACALQMFVFAGLADTECCLLAAMAYDRYVAIRNPLLYTTAMSQRLCLALLGASGLGGAVSAFVHTILTFRLTFCCSWEINSFFCDIPPLLAISCSDTSLNELLLFAICGFIQTATVLAITVSYGFIAGAVIRMRSVKGRRRAASTCCSHLTAVAMMYGTLIFMYLRPSSSYALDTDKMASVFYTLVIPALNPLIYSLRNKEVKEALRRTWSRFRRPGQGPQ, from the coding sequence ATGAACTCAGAGAACCTCACCCGGGCTGCGGTTGCCCCTGCTGAATTCATCCTCCTGGGCATCACGAATCGCTGGGACGTGCGTGTGGCCCTCTTCCTGACCTGCCTGCCTGTCTACTTGGTGAGCCTGCTGGGAAACGTGGGCATGGTGCTGCTAATTCGCTTGGATGCCCGGCTCCACACACCTATGTACTTCTTCCTggccaacctctgcctgctggatgCCTGCTATTCCTCCGCCATCGGCCCCAAGATGCTAGTGGACCTGCTGCTGCCCCGAGCCACTATCCCTTACACAGCCTGTGCCCTCCAGATGTTTGTCTTTGCAGGTCTGGCTGACACCGAGTGTTGCTTGCTGGCAGCCATGGCCTATGACCGCTACGTGGCCATCAGAAACCCACTTCTCTATACAACAGCTATGTCGCAGCGTCTATGCCTGGCCTTGCTGGGGGCATCAGGCCTGGGTGGGGCAGTGAGCGCCTTTGTTCACACAATCCTCACCTTCCGCCTGACCTTCTGCTGCTCCTGGGAGATCAATAGCTTCTTCTGTGATATCCCTCCACTGCTGGCCATCTCCTGCAGTGACACCAGTCTCAATGAACTCCTTCTCTTCGCCATCTGTGGCTTCATCCAGACAGCCACGGTGTTAGCTATCACCGTGTCTTATGGCTTCATTGCTGGGGCTGTGATCCGCATGCGCTCGGTCAAGGGCCGTCGGCGAGCAGCCTCCACTTGCTGCTCGCACCTCACAGCCGTGGCCATGATGTACGGGACACTCATTTTCATGTACCTGCGTCCCAGCTCCAGCTATGCCCTGGACACTGACAAGATGGCCTCTGTGTTCTATACCCTGGTCATCCCGGCTCTCAACCCGCTCATCTACAGCCTCCGCAACAAGGAGGTCAAGGAGGCCCTCAGGCGGACCTGGAGCCGATTCCGCCGTCCAGGGCAGGGGCCCCAGTGA